The Chlorocebus sabaeus isolate Y175 chromosome 1, mChlSab1.0.hap1, whole genome shotgun sequence genome includes a region encoding these proteins:
- the CCDC89 gene encoding coiled-coil domain-containing protein 89 encodes MRAPMPQKEQAPRMDTSPPEERLEKQNEKLNNQEEEMEFKELDDLREALANLRGLSEEERSEKAMLRSRIEDQSQLICILKRRSDEALERCQILELLNAELEEKMMQEAEKLKAQGEYTRKLEERFMTLAANHELMIRFKDEYKSENIKLREANEKLKLENSNLFSQALKDEEAKVLQLTVRCEALTGELETLKERCAQDACQAQAREKELLELQSQQACTYTKEREQLRSQLQTLKQQHQQAVEQMAKAEETHSSLSQELQARLQTVTREKEELLQLSMERGKVLQNKQAEIRQLGEKLEIANEGRKHALERFKQEAVAVDSNLRVRELQCKVDGIQKAYDELRLQSEAFKKHSLDLLSKERELNGKLRHLFP; translated from the coding sequence ATGAGAGCACCTATGCCCCAGAAAGAGCAGGCTCCCAGGATGGACACCTCGCCCCCTGAAGAACGCTTagagaagcaaaatgaaaaactgaaCAACCAGGAAGAGGAGATGGAGTTTAAGGAACTGGACGATCTGAGGGAAGCCTTGGCTAACCTCCGGGGACTGTCAGAGGAGGAGAGGAGCGAGAAGGCTATGCTTCGCTCCCGCATTGAAGATCAGTCCCAGCTCATCTGCATCCTGAAGCGGAGGTCAGATGAGGCCCTGGAGCGCTGCCAGATCCTAGAGCTGCTCAATGCAGAGCTGGAGGAGAAGATgatgcaggaggctgagaagcTCAAGGCCCAGGGTGAGTACACTCGGAAGCTAGAGGAACGCTTTATGACCCTAGCAGCCAACCACGAGTTGATGATCCGCTTCAAGGATGAGTACAAGAGTGAGAACATCAAACTGAGGGAGGCGAATGAGAAACTGAAGCTGGAGAATAGCAACCTCTTCAGCCAGGCTCTGAAAGATGAGGAGGCAAAAGTATTACAGCTCACAGTCCGGTGTGAGGCCCTCACTGGGGAGCTAGAGACGCTGAAGGAGAGGTGTGCTCAGGATGCTTGCCAGGCACAGGCGCGCGAGAAGGAGCTGCTGGAGCTACAGAGCCAGCAGGCCTGCACCTACACCAAGGAGAGAGAACAGCTGCGCAGCCAGCTGCAGACTCTGAAGCAGCAGCACCAGCAGGCTGTGGAGCAGATGGCTAAGGCAGAGGAGACACACAGCAGCCTGAGCCAGGAGCTGCAAGCCAGGCTGCAGACCGTCACTAGAGAGAAAGAGGAGTTGCTGCAGCTGTCAATGGAAAGGGGCAAAGTGCTTCAGAACAAACAGGCAGAGATCCGCCAGCTTGGGGAAAAGTTGGAGATAGCAaatgagggcaggaagcatgcgCTGGAGCGGTTTAAGCAAGAGGCAGTAGCTGTGGACAGCAACTTGAGAGTCAGGGAGCTTCAGTGCAAAGTAGATGGGATCCAGAAGGCCTACGATGAACTCAGGCTGCAGTCTGAAGCCTTCAAAAAGCACAGCCTGGATCTTTTAAGCAAGGAGAGAGAACTCAATGGCAAACTCCGCCATCTCTTTCCATAA